DNA from Halomonas sp. GFAJ-1:
CGTACGCTACGACCGAACCTCGTTTGGCGGCCGTCAGGTAGATCGCTTTTTAAGGGATAATCACTGCCAAGTGCGCGACATATGCGAGGTCGATGAGCTAGATGCTATTGTGCAATTGGTTGCCGATGGCGTGGGAGTCGCGCTTGTCCCTCAACCCAAGGCATTGAAACGCTGGCCCAAGGGAGTGCGGGCGATTGATTTAGGCGAACGCACCATACACCGCGATATAGGTTTGATTCATCGCACTAACGGGCATTTAAGCCAGCCCGCTCGGGCATTGTCCCAATTAATTGGTACTATTGCTTCTTAAACCACTAATGACCTTCATTGACTTAATCAGTACGCAGGCCACCCCCATGCAACCTAAAGACCTTGAGAAACTCGTCACCCGGACGATGCCGTTTGGAAAGCACCAAGGCTGTATTATTGCCGATCTACCTGGGCCCTATCTCAACTGGTTTGCGCGGGAGGGCTTTCCTGACGGTGAGATTGGTCACCTCCTCCACTTGATGCATGAGATAGACCATAACGGCCTCAGCGGTCTGCTTGAACCACTGCGCCACAAATAATCAAGTGGCTGCTAATCTAATGCCTATTGTTCAGCGCCCGATCACGTTCAACGACGTATAACGCTTGGTGTTGCTGAGCATCAGCAGGAAATCGACCTAGCGCCACGGCCTGCTCAAAAAAGCCCGCGGCGGGCAAGTGATCACCTCGGCGGCTAACCACCAACGCGGCAATCATTGGCTGCCCTGCGGCAACATCCTCTTCCATCAGCAGTTCAAGCGCTTTAGCAACACGCTGTATAGTTCTCGGTGGCGTGAGCCCTAACGCAATCGCTACTTGCTGATAAGTCATCGGCAACTCAGCGCTGGGCGTGCTGAGTAGCAGTGAGCGCACCTGGGACGCTAAAGCGGCGTTTATATCGCGTTGTGCCATGATTGTGACGCACTCTCTTAATCAGATTAATAAGCACACCATTGAAGCGCTGGTTATGCTGAAGACATACTTTGCGCATGTTACCGCGATCGACGCTAGGAAAAAGGCATGGCTAAACGATTAAAAAACTTTCAACAAACGAAAGGCGGTGTATGGCCAACCCTGTTGGCATGGGTAAGCGTTTTAACACTGTTTATTGCAGTACTGCTGATGGCGGGCGCTGGCCCGGCTTACCGCTGGCAACTCCTTGGGCTTGGTGAGGCATTCACATTACTTCGGAATGGTGTGTATGCCACCGCAGGTGCGACGCTGCTAAGCTTGCTACTGCTTGTGGTGAGTGGCATCACTCGCCGCTTTGGTGCTGCTTTAGTAGCGGTAATAGTCATTGCCGCCACCCTGGCGCTGCTATATTCACCGTGGCAGCAGTGGCAGCGCGCGCAACAAGCCCCCGTTATTCATGATATTACTACTGATTTACAAAACCCTCCCACCTTCAACGCCTTAAGAAACGAACGCGAAGCTGCACCCAATGCGGTGGACTACCCCGGCGAAACCACGGCCCGACAGCAGCGGGAGGCGTATCCTAATGTGCAGCCGCTTGTGGTTGATGCTCCTGCCACTAGCATTCTTGCGGCAGCTCAAGCTGAGGTGGAAGCATCCGGCTGGCGGATTGCAGCGATTACTGAGAACACCATTGAAGCGACCGCCACGACCTACTGGTTTGGCTTTGAAGATGATGTGGTGATACGTCTGAGCGAACAACAAGATGCTGTTCGTATTGATATGCGCTCGGCCTCTCGATTAGGCGCCAGCGATATTGGTACCAATGCCCAACGAATCGAAACATTTCTGACAGCACTGCGTGAACGCCTAGAGTAAACAGCCAGGAACAGGGCAATGACGCCCCATAAAAAAAGCCCGTCACTTTTAAAAGCGACGGGCTTACCTGTTTACCACCCACCCGGGTGGGTTTGAAAACGAAGGTTAAACGGGCGGTTGCAAGCGCGCTGCCTCTTCTGACGGAGGCAGTGAGGCGGGCCGCTGTACAGCGCCACTTACCTGGAAGCGGCTGACCAGGGAGTGCATATCCCCTGCACGCTCGTCTAAGGTGTGGCTTGCGCTAGAAGCTTCTTGAACCAAACGGGCATTCTGGTGCGTCACTTGATCCAATTGCGAGATCGCTTGGTTGATTTGGTCAATTCCGGCGGACTGTTCATGCGTGGCGTCCGCAATTTCCGTCACATAGCGGGTTACTTCCGTAAGGCTATCGATAATATCCTGCAAGTGGTTGCTGGACGCGGTGACCAGCTGCTCACCTTCGTTCACTTTTTTGACACTGTCATCCACTAAATGGCGAATTTGTGCCGCCTCTTCGGCGCTGCGCCCGGCAAGCTTGCGTACTTCTTGCGCCACAACGGCAAAACCACGCCCCTGCTCACCGGCCCTGGCCGCTTCTACTGAAGCATTAAGCGCCAGCAGGTTCGTTTGAAACGCAATGTCGTCGATCGCTTTATTGACATCCTCCGACCACTAACTTAGAGAGTGTAGTGGCGGATTCCCAGGTCGTTGCCTTCCTGGTTCCTGCTTCGTTGTCCGTTGCCTGCCATGCCTTGGCATGGCAGGTCTTACACAAACTCCACAGGCGTTGCTTCCCGAGTGCCCCTCGGTAGTTGCTTCAACGCTCGGCACCGGCTAACAGCGCGGTGCCTGCTTGTAGGATGTTGCGGGCGGCATTGAGGTCACGGTCAATGCCTTGGGTGCCACAGCCCGGGCAATCCCAGGTGCGAACATTCAGCGGTAGCAATGCCATCACATAGCCGCAACCATGGCAGCGTTTTGAGCTTGGGTACCAGCGGTCGATCTGGACGAACTGCCGTCCTGCCCAGGCCGCTTTGTAGTCAAGCTGGCGCACCAACTCTCCCCAGCCCACATCACTGATGGCCTTGGCTAGCGACCGATTCTTGACCATATTCTTAATCTGCAAACTCTCCGCCGCGACCACTTGGTTCTCGTTAACGATCTGGCAGGTGAGCTTATGCAGGTGGTCAAGCCGTGTATCGGCAATTTTAGCGTGGCAGCGAGCGACCTTTAACCGTGCCTTCGCCCGGTTGTTCGAGCCTTTTTGCTTGCGGCTGAGTTGCCGCTGCGCCCGCGCCAGCTTACGGGCATAGCGGGCGGTATGGCGGGGGTTGTTAACCCGTTTGCCATCACTGGTAACGAACAGGTCTTTCAGTCCCAGATCAATGCCGACCATGTTAGGCGTCACGTCGAGTATTTGCGCGTCGACCTGGCACAAACAGCTGATGAAGTAGCGGCCTGCTGCGTCCTTGGAGACGGTGACGGTGCTGGGCGCTGACGGTAGCTCGCGGCTCCAGCGAATGTTCAACGGCTCACGGCACTTGGCGAGCGTGATCTGGCCATCACGGTACGAAAACGCTGAACTGGCAAAGGTGGCCGACTGACGATGCTTCTTGGATTTAAAGTTGGGATAACGCGCCCGTTTAGCAAAGAAATTCTTGAAGGCCGCTTGCTGATGACGAAGGCATTGTTGCAACGGCACCGAACTGACCTCGGCTAAAAAGGCCGTATCCGGCTGCTTTTTCAACTGCGTTAGAAAGGCGCTAGCGTCGTTGTAACCGATCTTTTCCTGACGCTGATAGAACGCATCGGTGCGATGGCGGAGCACCGCATTCCAGACATACCGCACGCACCCAAACGTCCGCGCCAGCAAGGCGGCCTGCTCAGACGTGGGGTAAAAGCGGTATTTGTAGGCACGTTCGGTTTTCATAGCTTACAGCTTAGATAGGTTTATGTAAGCCTGCAAGACACAGCGTCCTAGCGGACGCTGCGCTATCCGTTCACCTCGGAAAAGTAGGCCTCTATACCCTGCTGCATACCTATCCCCAGTGGCGCCGCGCCACCACTGGTAGGTGCTACGATTCCAAAGGTTAACTCTGCCTGAGCCAGTGGAGAAAAGAGCATCCCCGCCAGTAACCATATACTTATTCGCCGCATTGGGCCGTCCCCCTACTTTTGAATTAAGAATGTAAGCATTACCGCCAGAGTGGCCGTCCACTCCGAAGCTTGAATGAAACTTTTTTTATAATGGCGGGAGAATATACGACTTAACCTTCATTAGCGTTAAACGCTACGTAGCAAAAAGTAATTTATTGTTTTTCCGGTAGGGGCTTAAAAACGCCAAAGAGTAAATATGCTAGCCTTACTGGCTACATGCGGTACAGAGGAACGCAATGCTCACTATCTCAAATAGCGTGACGCTAGCGGATTGGGAAATTGATATTAGCCAGATTCGCTCCCAAGGTGCAGGGGGTCAAAACGTCAATAAAGTCGCTTCTGCGGTTCATTTACGTTTCGATATTCAAAACTCGACCCTGCCCCCGGTGTATAAAGAACGCTTGATGGCGCTTTCTGATCAACGCATCAGCAAAGAGGGCGTGATTATTATCAAGGCGCAGAGCTATCGCACGCTTGAGCTAAATAAAGAGGATGCATTGGCCCGCTTAAAAGTGCTGATACAAAGTGCCGCCAAACAGCCGAAGGTGCGCCGACCTACCAAACCTACTAAAGGCTCCCAGCGTCGCCGGGTAGATCATAAAACGCGTAAGGGCAAAACCAAATCACTGCGTGGTAAAGTGCCGATTTAACGCGTTGTTTAAGTCCGCCACTATCTAGGCCTATCGTTACTCCATTGAGCATTGACTATGTCGCCAGCTAGCCGCCCTCTCTCTCCTTGTATTCAAGTATGTAAGATCGAACCCGTGGCATCGCGCCACCAAGGTCTATCCCAAGAACTCTGCCTAGGGTGTGGTCGCACACTTGATGAGATTGCCTGCTGGGGGGCCATGACCGAGGCTGAGAAGGCCCCAGTGTGGGAAAGGCTGGAGCGCGAGGGGTATGCCAAAACATCCCGGTAGGTTTGATTATCGCCCTGCAGCATTAAGCAACACGCTTATTGTGGCGGTTTATCGTGGCGGTCGCTCAAAATATGGTGCAGTTCGCCGCATGCCACCAGAGGGTCGTCGCAATTAATGACTATCTTTGATTCTGTCAGCACATAGCTGCGCCCCGTAATGGAGTTTTCCACCACTTGGTAAGCGCCCTCTTGGTGGGTACCGGTAAAAGTACCGATAAACCCGGTTTCTCGCAGCGACACCGTTTCGAGCTTATCACCTACCGTTAACCGTCCCTCATAGTTCATCAGCGCCAGCCGGGCTGACGTTCCGGTGCCTGTAGTGCTTCTACAAATAACCCCAGGGTGCACGTAGGTAGTAGAACGCGAGCGGATATAGCCTTCCGCCACTGGCTCTTCTGGCCCCATAAAGTGCAAAAATGGCAGCGGCCCTACATCCCCTAGGGTGTAATGGGAAAAGCCGCGCTGGGCTTTTATCGCCTCGACAATCTTATAGGCGCAAGCCGCTAGGGCCTGTTCTTCATCGCGTACTAGCTTGAATCCCAGGGCTTCGGCATCGACCAAGGCGTAAAAACCACCGCTATAGGCAATCGAGTAAGTGACAGGCCCAATACCCGGTACCTGAATGGTGTCACGGTAGGTATCGATATAGCTGGGCAGGCCTTCGCATGTCACCCACTCCACCACCCCATCTCGCACGCTGGCTTCAACTTGCACCAGCCCAGCGGGCGCTTCCAGCTTAAAACGCTGAATACCCTCTTGCTTGGGCACAATGCCCGTCTCCAGCACGGCCGTGGCGGTGCACAGGGTATTGGAGCCTGAATAAATGGGATAGCCCATTACTTCCATAATGATATAGCCCGCCACTGCATCAGGGTGGGAGGCAGGCACGAGCAGATCGACCGACATTTCAGGGATACCGTAAGGTTCTTCCAGCAACAAACGCCGCAAACCATCGGCGTCATCTCGCAGATACTCCATCTGCTCACGAACCGAGGCGCCGGGCAGCGTATCAATACCGCCGGTTACGATGCGGCTAACATCACCGCCCGCATGGGTATCTAGCAGGTCAATGGTATGAAGATGCTTCACAGGCGCGACTCCTGATCGGTGGGTAAAGCAAATCGTGCGCCGTGGGCAGCCCACTGAGCATCAGGCACGATGACAATTTTGCCAAGGTAGTTGCTACCGCGATTCACAAAGTAACGCTCGGCCATGTGAAGTTCAGAGAGTTTAAAAGCGGCGTGCAGTACGGGCTTTAAATCACCGCGGCGGATCCACTCGATCAGTTGCTCCGCCTCTTCACGAGTGCCATGGGAAACGCCAAATATCTGCACTTGGTAGAGGTAAATCCGCGTCCACATAATTTCGCTGATATTGCCGCCACTGGCCCCGGCGATAGAGAGCCGAGGATAAGTGCTCCGGCGCTGCATATCGACAATCATGGTATCGATAAACAGATCCGTCATGTCACCGCCTACTAAGTCCATCACGGCGTCAATAGGCTGCCCGTGGGTTGCGGCCAACACCCGCTCAACAAAGGTGGGTAAATCTCCACGGTCAATCACGGCTTCAGCACCTAGTGCTAAGAGCGCATCGGCTTTGTCTGGCTGGCTAACGGCG
Protein-coding regions in this window:
- a CDS encoding transposase translates to MKTERAYKYRFYPTSEQAALLARTFGCVRYVWNAVLRHRTDAFYQRQEKIGYNDASAFLTQLKKQPDTAFLAEVSSVPLQQCLRHQQAAFKNFFAKRARYPNFKSKKHRQSATFASSAFSYRDGQITLAKCREPLNIRWSRELPSAPSTVTVSKDAAGRYFISCLCQVDAQILDVTPNMVGIDLGLKDLFVTSDGKRVNNPRHTARYARKLARAQRQLSRKQKGSNNRAKARLKVARCHAKIADTRLDHLHKLTCQIVNENQVVAAESLQIKNMVKNRSLAKAISDVGWGELVRQLDYKAAWAGRQFVQIDRWYPSSKRCHGCGYVMALLPLNVRTWDCPGCGTQGIDRDLNAARNILQAGTALLAGAER
- a CDS encoding peptidyl-tRNA hydrolase produces the protein MLTISNSVTLADWEIDISQIRSQGAGGQNVNKVASAVHLRFDIQNSTLPPVYKERLMALSDQRISKEGVIIIKAQSYRTLELNKEDALARLKVLIQSAAKQPKVRRPTKPTKGSQRRRVDHKTRKGKTKSLRGKVPI
- a CDS encoding proline racemase produces the protein MKHLHTIDLLDTHAGGDVSRIVTGGIDTLPGASVREQMEYLRDDADGLRRLLLEEPYGIPEMSVDLLVPASHPDAVAGYIIMEVMGYPIYSGSNTLCTATAVLETGIVPKQEGIQRFKLEAPAGLVQVEASVRDGVVEWVTCEGLPSYIDTYRDTIQVPGIGPVTYSIAYSGGFYALVDAEALGFKLVRDEEQALAACAYKIVEAIKAQRGFSHYTLGDVGPLPFLHFMGPEEPVAEGYIRSRSTTYVHPGVICRSTTGTGTSARLALMNYEGRLTVGDKLETVSLRETGFIGTFTGTHQEGAYQVVENSITGRSYVLTESKIVINCDDPLVACGELHHILSDRHDKPPQ